One Desulfonatronum sp. SC1 DNA segment encodes these proteins:
- a CDS encoding acyloxyacyl hydrolase, which translates to MGRLSWLVRDPRPWFWMKAALAVVAVAVLLLGASVLTARAGSSALAGDDHAPRLTPRMGLGLGYGLAYDPGDAKNFALVTGFMLFDYEDIWPHAAPEPLRFKIEAGLGGTTEGSSRGLASVSGLALYYLDGLGGSLFRPYGEAGVGVMYSGHKVPGQGSRLNFNPQIGIGAEFPGQGQSRIWASLRLHHLSNAGLHKDNRGVNSLVLMVGSYFD; encoded by the coding sequence ATGGGGCGATTGTCCTGGCTGGTTCGTGATCCAAGGCCATGGTTCTGGATGAAGGCGGCTCTGGCCGTCGTTGCGGTTGCCGTCCTGCTTTTGGGGGCCTCCGTGCTCACGGCTCGGGCCGGGTCGTCCGCGCTCGCGGGCGACGATCATGCTCCGCGCCTGACTCCCCGGATGGGCTTGGGGCTGGGATACGGCTTGGCCTACGACCCCGGAGACGCCAAGAACTTCGCCCTGGTCACGGGGTTCATGCTTTTCGATTACGAGGACATCTGGCCGCATGCGGCGCCCGAGCCGTTGCGCTTCAAGATCGAGGCCGGCCTGGGCGGTACCACGGAAGGCTCTTCGCGAGGGCTGGCCTCGGTGAGCGGGTTGGCCCTCTATTACCTGGACGGCCTGGGCGGTTCCCTGTTTCGTCCTTACGGAGAGGCCGGGGTCGGGGTGATGTACTCGGGGCACAAAGTTCCGGGACAGGGCTCGCGGTTGAACTTCAACCCGCAAATCGGGATCGGCGCGGAGTTCCCGGGGCAGGGCCAATCCCGAATCTGGGCCTCCCTGCGTCTGCACCACCTGTCCAACGCCGGACTGCACAAGGACAATCGGGGAGTGAACTCCCTGGTCTTGATGGTGGGCTCCTACTTCGACTGA
- the phoU gene encoding phosphate signaling complex protein PhoU, producing the protein MTRIPFHQELARMQDHILRIAAVTQESLDNAVKALLTGDIELADDVITRDKEINSLECEINEMALQMLALSQPVARDLRLIIGGNWIARNIERVGDQAVSIAERGILLASRPTLPDMMDMLGRIASASTDMYRNAVKSFRDRDEKMAQFVCVSDEEVDELDVLILRKLIDGMIKDTPAVERSVHGIIASHCFERVADLSVNITESVIFIEKGENIKHACQKL; encoded by the coding sequence ATGACACGAATACCATTTCACCAGGAACTGGCTCGCATGCAGGACCATATCCTGCGGATCGCGGCGGTGACTCAGGAGAGCCTGGACAACGCGGTAAAAGCCCTGCTGACTGGAGACATCGAGCTTGCCGACGACGTGATCACCCGGGACAAGGAGATCAACAGCCTGGAGTGCGAAATCAATGAAATGGCCCTGCAAATGCTGGCCCTGTCCCAACCCGTGGCCAGGGACCTGCGTTTGATCATCGGCGGCAACTGGATCGCCAGGAACATCGAGAGAGTTGGGGATCAGGCGGTGAGTATCGCCGAGAGAGGCATTCTTCTGGCCAGTCGGCCGACCCTTCCGGACATGATGGACATGCTGGGACGCATCGCCTCGGCCAGCACCGATATGTACCGCAATGCCGTCAAGTCCTTCCGCGACCGTGATGAAAAAATGGCCCAGTTTGTCTGCGTATCCGATGAGGAAGTGGATGAACTGGATGTGCTGATCCTACGCAAGCTGATCGACGGCATGATCAAGGACACCCCGGCCGTGGAACGATCCGTCCACGGCATCATCGCCTCCCACTGCTTTGAGCGTGTCGCCGACCTCTCCGTGAACATCACCGAAAGCGTGATCTTCATTGAAAAAGGCGAAAACATTAAACATGCATGCCAAAAACTGTAA
- the phoU gene encoding phosphate signaling complex protein PhoU: MTHFFLKRLAELRESAANMAALCEKALDKAQRAYFERSSVLAKEVMTGDEQINRLELEVDSNALGLLALDHPMAGDLRNIVGTLNIGLDLERIGDETYNVARRALFLNNRPPLPYFPAMENLSQLAMEMLSGAISGYLNEDPDLALNVCQMEEQAHVETVKVIKAVIDYMVGEAPAVERCVHTIFIARSLERVASLSANIAESVIFITKGVNVKAACSN; this comes from the coding sequence ATGACGCATTTTTTTCTGAAACGGCTCGCTGAGCTGCGAGAATCGGCCGCTAACATGGCCGCGTTATGTGAAAAAGCCTTGGACAAGGCTCAACGGGCCTACTTTGAGCGCAGCTCGGTTCTGGCCAAGGAAGTGATGACCGGCGATGAACAGATCAACAGGCTTGAACTGGAAGTCGACAGCAACGCCCTCGGTCTGCTGGCCTTGGATCACCCCATGGCCGGGGATCTGCGCAACATCGTCGGCACCTTGAACATCGGCCTGGATCTGGAACGCATCGGGGACGAGACATACAACGTCGCCCGCCGCGCCCTGTTCTTGAACAATCGTCCGCCGCTCCCCTATTTCCCGGCCATGGAAAACCTGAGTCAACTGGCCATGGAAATGCTTTCCGGAGCCATCAGCGGCTATCTGAACGAGGATCCCGATCTGGCCCTGAACGTCTGCCAAATGGAAGAGCAGGCCCATGTCGAAACCGTCAAGGTGATCAAGGCCGTGATCGACTACATGGTCGGAGAGGCCCCGGCCGTTGAACGCTGCGTCCACACCATCTTCATCGCCCGATCCCTGGAACGAGTCGCCTCGCTTTCCGCGAATATCGCCGAATCCGTGATCTTCATTACCAAGGGCGTGAACGTCAAAGCCGCCTGCTCGAACTAG